TCCGGCAACGCGACGCTGCTCGGCGACGCATGCCACCCGACGCTGCCGTTCCTCGCGCAAGGCGCCGGCATGGCGATCGAAGACGGTTACCTGATCGCGCGCTGCCTCGAACGCTATGCGGGCGATTTGCCGCGCGCGCTCGAACGCTACGAAGCATTGCGCCTCGAGCGCACGGCGCGCGTCGTGCGCGGCTCGGCCGCCAATGCGACACGCTTTCACAATCCGCAGCTCGCGCACGCGGAAGGCGCGGCCGAGTATGTCGACCGCGAGTGGAGCGAGGAGCGCGTGAAGGAACGTTACAACTGGCTGTTCGAGTACAACGTCGATACGATCGAAGTTTAAGTTCGAGCTGGCTTCAGGCTGGCGCTGCAAGTTGACGCTGCAAGTCGACGCTTTGCGTCGACTCAGGCCCTCGCGGGCAAGAACGCCGGAGTAAACGCTAACGCGCCGCTCCGGCTGCTGCACAAAGGAGACGAAAGATGGCCACGATACCCGCCGTCCTCGGACTGCACCATTTCGCATGGCGCAGCCGCAATGCCGAGGAAACCCGTCATTTCTACGAGGACATCCTCGGCCTGCCGCTCACGCACGTGATTCGCCTCGACCACGTGCCGAGCACCGGCGAGCACTGTCCGTACGTGCATCTGTTCTTCGAGCTCGCGGACGGTTCGAACATCGCGTTCTTCGATCTCGGCGACAATACGGCGGCCCTGCCGTCGCCGAATACGCCCGCGTGGGTCAATCACATCGCGTTCCGCGTCGCGTCGCTTGACGAGCTCGAAACGATGAAGCAACGGCTCACCGCGAACGGCATTGAAGTGCTTGGCGTGACCGATCACCACTTCGTGCGCTCGATCTATTTCTTCGATCCGAATGGGCTGCGTGTCGAGCTGACGACGGTCGTGGCAGACGCCGCCACGCTCGAAGGCTTTAAAATGCGCGCTCGCGGTACGCTCGATGCGTGGACCGCGGAACAGAAAAAAGCTGTATCGGAGACACACCCCGCATGACCGAGCTGAATTCCACTCACGATCCGGCCCTGCGCAGCTGGGTTGAATCGGCCAATCTGCCCGGTGCGGACTTCCCGATTCAAAACCTGCCGTTCGGCGCTTTCGAGCGCGACGGCAACGCGCGCACCGGTGTCGCGATCGGCGATCGCATCGTCGATTTGCAGGCGCTGCACGAAGCGGCGCTGCTTGACGGCGATGCCGCGATCGCGTGCGCAGCCGCTACTTGCGGCGACGGCACGCTCAACCGCCTGATGGCGCTCGAGCCGCGTTATCTGAGCGCGCTGCGCCGCGCCTTGTCCGCACTGTTGCGCAGCGATTCGCCGATGCTGTCGCAAGTGCAGCCGCGTGCGGCTGTCCTGCTGCCGCGCATCGCCGACGTCACCATGCGGTTGCCGTGCGAAATCGGCGACTACACCGATTTTCTGACGTCGCTGCATCACACCGAACGGCACGGCCGCTACAAAGGGCTCGCGGACCCGCTGCCCGCCGCGTTCAAATCGCTGCCGATCGCGTATCACGGCCGTTCCTCGTCGCTGCGCGTGAGCGGCGGCGACGTGCGCCGGCCGCACGGCCAGTATCGCGACGCGCAAGGCAATGTGCGTTTCGGCCCGGCGCCCGCGCTCGATTTCGAACTCGAACTTGCGGCGTTTATCGGCCGCGGCAATGCATTCACGCGGCCTGTCGCGATCGACGACGCGCACCAGCACATCTTCGGCTACTGTCTGCTCAACGACTGGTCGGCGAAAAGCATTCAGTGGTTCGAACAGGTGCTCGGGCCGTTCCTCGGTAAAAGCTTCCACTCGAGCCTGTCGCCGTGGATCGTCACCGCGGAGGCGCTCGCGCCGTTCCGCAAATCGGCGCCTTCGCGCGCCGCAGGCGATCCGGTCATCATGCCGCACCTGAACGGCTCATTCGATCAGCGCAACGGCGGACTGAACCTCGAACTCGAAGCATTCCTGTCGACCGCAAAACTGCGTGCCGCGGGCGCTGCGCCCGTGCGCATCACGCGCACGCATCTCGACAATCTGTACTGGACGTTCGCGCAGATGGTCGCGCATCACACGAGTAACGGCTGCAATCTGCGCACCGGCGATCTGCTCGGCAGCGGCACGATTTCCGGCGCCGACGATGTGTCCCGCGCGTGCCTGACCGAGCTGACGAATGCGGGCAAAGACCCGTTGCAATTGCCGAACGGCGAAACGCGCACCGCGCTCGAAGACGGCGATGAAGTGATCTTCCATGCGCGTGCCGTGCAACCCGGCGCGGTGACGATCGGCTTCGGCGAATGTCGCGGCACGATCGCGCCGGCATTCGATGCGTCGCATGCGACCGGCGCAAGCACAAACCGCAGCGAGGCCCACGCATGACAGCTCTGAACGGATATGTGACGGTCGGTCACGGCCCGCGCAAGGTCATCGCGCTGTCGGGCTGGTTCGGCAGTTCAGCCGACTGGCAAACAATCGCGCCGATGCTCGATGTCGACGCTTTCACCTATGCTTTCTTCGACTATCGCGGCTACGGAGCATCGCTCGAACGCGACGGCGCTTTCACGTTCGCCGAAGCGGCAAGCGATGTGCTCGCACTTGCCGATCATCTCGACTGGCCCCGCTTCAGCCTGGTCGGGCATTCGATGGGCGGCATGGCGATGCAGCGCGTGCTGCTTGCAGCGCCGGAGCGGATCGAGCGCATGGCCGGCATCTCCGCGGTGCCCGCTTGCGGCTCGCGGATGGATGAGGCACGCCTCGCAGGTTTTAGCGCGACGATCAACGACGTGTCAAAACGGGCGGCCATCATCGCCTTTTCGACCGGCAATCGCCTGACGCCGCGCTGGAGCACGCATCTCGCGAACGAATCGATGCGCCTGTCGCGCCGCGAAGCGTTCGCCGGCTATCTGCCCGAATGGGCGACGCGCGACTTCTCGGCTGAACTCGCGGGCAGCGCAGCAGCGCAGGTGCCGGTCAAACTCTTTATCGGCGAGCACGATCCGACGCTGACCGCCGATCTGATGAACCGCACGTGGCTTACATGGTACGAGCACGCAACGCTCGAAACGCTTGCGAATGCGGGCCACTATGCGATGTATGAAATTCCCGTTGCGCTTGCAACGAAGCTGGAAGACTGGCTGAAACAAACGACGTAGCAATACCGGCCGCGCGCCGTGGTCCGGCGCGCGGCCGCAGGAGACTTCATGTACGAGACCACCTATCTGCGCGCATCGACGCTCGACGAAGCCGTCGCGTGGCTGCGCGAGCATGACGAAGCGCGACCGCTATCGGGCGGCATGACGCTGATCCCGACGCTCAAGCAGCGGCTCGCGGCGCCGTCCCATCTGATCGATCTCACGCGTATCGACGCAATGCGCGGCATTGCGGTTGAAAACGGCGTGCTGCGTGTCGGCGCCTTGACGCGACATGCGGAAGTCGCCGCCTCTCCGATCGTGGCCGGTGCGATTCCCGCGCTCGCGCAGCTCGCGAATGTGATCGCCGATCCGCAAGTGCGCAATCGCGGCACGATGGGCGGATCGGTTGCGAACAACGACCCGGCCGCCGACTATCCGTCCGCGGTCATCGCGTTGAACGCGCAAGTCGTCACCTCCGAACGGCGCATTCCCGCTGACGACTACTTCGTCGATACGTTCGAAACGGCGCTCGCGCCTGACGAGATCGTCACCGCAATCGAATACGCGATTCCGCTGCGCGGCGCCTACGCGAAGTTCCGGCAGCCGGCGTCGGGTTATGCGGTGGTCGGCGTGTTTATCGCGCAGTACGCCGACTCCGTGCGTGTCGGCGTAACCGGCGCGGGCGCATCGGTGTTCCGCTGGCACGATGCGGAAGACGCGCTGACTCGTGAGCTTTCCGAAGCATCGCTTACAGCCGTGAAAATGGACACGTCGACGCTGCCCGACGATCCGAACGCATCGGCCGCCTATCGCGCGCATCTGATCGAAACCTACGCGCGCCGCGCGTTGCAAACACTGCTTGCGCAACCGCTGCGCCCGCTTGCCTAACGAAATTTTTTGCATGGAACGGGAGTAACCGCTCAGGCGCCCACTTCCGTCGCCCCGTCGTCAGGAGACAGACACATGGAATTTACCGGATCGCAAACCATCGCCGCATCGCGCGAACACGTATGGCGTGGCCTGAACGACGCAGCCGTGCTGCAAGCGTGCGTGCCGGGCTGCGAAGCGTTTACCGCGGAAAGCGACGACGAGTTCAAGGCCGTCGTGGTGGCATCCGTCGGCCCCGTCAAGGCGCGCTTCAAGGGCACGCTGCTGCTGTCCGATCGCGACGCGCCGAACGGCTACAAGATCGCGGGCCAGGGCGAAGGCGGCATTGCCGGCTTCGGCAAGATGACGGCGACCGTCACGCTCGCGGACGCCGAAGAAGGCGGCACGCTGCTCACGTACGTCGCTGAAGCACAGGTTGGCGGCAAGCTCGCGCAGATCGGTTCGCGGCTCGTGACGTCGGTGGCGAACAAGCTCGCGGCAGAGTTTTTCAAACGCTTTAATACCACAATGAGTACGACCATGAGCGAAAGCAGCAACGCAAACGCTGACGAGCCCAGCGCGGCAGCAGCGAAATAAGCGTACCGCGTGCGACGTAGAAAGCAAGGAACAGGTGAATCATGGTTGAAGTCCAGTTGCAGGTGAATGGCGTCGATGTGCGGCACGAAGTGCCGGACCAGACGCTGCTCGTCGAATTTCTGCGCGAGACGCTGCGCCTGACCGGCACGCACGTCGGCTGCGACACGAGTCAGTGCGGCGCGTGCACGGTCAATCTCGACGGCGTTTCCGTGAAGTCATGCACGGTGCTCGCCGCGCAGGCAAGCGGCGGCCGCGTCGTCACGGTCGAAGGGCTGAAGCCGAGCGCAACGACCGGCCTGCATCCGGTGCAAAACGCGTTCGTGCAATGTCACGGCCTGCAATGCGGGTTCTGCACGCCGGGCATGATCATGTCGTGCGACTTCTATCTGCGCGATGCGCCGTCACTCGACGAAGCGAGCATCTGCCACGCTCTCGAAGGGAACATCTGCCGCTGTACGGGCTACGTGAACATCATCGAGGCGGTGCGGCACGCGGCGCGTGAAATGTACCCGGAGCATGCGGCGAGCGCCGCGCATCGGGAGGAACAACACTCATGATCGGCAAACCAATACCGCGTGTCGAAGACCAGCGCTTCGTCACCGGCAAAGGACAGTACACGGACGACTTGCGCGTCGAAGGCCAGCTTTATGCGGCCTTTTTGCGTTCGCCTCACGCCCATGCCGCACTCGCTTCGATCGATACGAGCGCGGCGCGCGAAGCGCCTGGCGTGATTGCGGTACTGGTCGGCCAGGATTACGTCGACGATGGCTTGTCCGGCTGCGATCATGTGCCCAATCCGATCGATGCCGTGGATGCGACGAAGAAGGCCTTTCTCACGTCGCTGACCGGTTCGATCTTCAATCAGCTGCATATTCCACTGCCGGTCGATCGCGTTCGCTATGTCGGCGAAGCGGTTGCGATGGTCGTTGCTGAAACGCCGCTGCAGGCGCGCAACGCGGCCGAGATGATCGAAGTCGAGTACGACACGCTCGATGCGGTGGTCAACGGCGCCGATGCGATGCAGGAAGATGCGCCTCAGTTGTGGGAGGGCGCGCCGCGCAACCTGTGTTTCCAGACGCAAATCGGCGATCGCGACGAAGCGCGCCGTATTCTCGCGACGGCCGATCATGTCGTGCAACGCGAGTTTCACCATAGCCGGCTCGTCAACTGCCAGATGGAGCCACGCAGCGCGATCGGCGACTACGATGCGCAAACCGGCACGTATACGCTGATTTCGGGCAGCCAGGGCGCCGTGCGCCAGAAGCTCGTGCTCGCCGGTGCGCTGAAAGTGCCGCCGTCGCAGGTGCGCGTGGTGTGTCCCGACACGGGCGGCGGCTTCGGGCCGCGCTCGTTCGTCTATATCGAACAGCTGGCCGTTGTCTGGGCCGCGCGCCGCATCGGACGCCCGGTCAAATGGACCAGCGACCGCAGCGAAGCGTTTCTGTCCGACTATCAGGGCCGCGACCAGATCATTCGTTCAACGATCGGCTTTTCGAAAGACGGCCGCATTCTCGCGATCGACAACGAATGGATCGGCAACGTCGGCGCGCATACGGTGTCGTATGTGCCGATGTCGAACGGCACGCGCATCATGACGACCGTCTACGATGTGCCGGTCGCGGCCGTGCATGTGAGCGCGGTGCTGACCAACACGGTACCGACCGCGCCGTATCGCGGCGCGGGCCGGCCCGAGGCGCACCACGTGATCGAGCGGATGCTCGATCTCGCCGCTGCGGAACTCGGTATCGATCGCACCGAGATTCGCCGGCGCAATCTGGTTACGCATGACAAGCTGCCGTATCGCAGCCCGATGGGTCTCACTTACGACAGCGGCGAATTCTCGCGCAATATGGAGCGCGCGCTCGAACTGGCCGAATGGAACACGTTCGAGGCGCGTCGCGCCGAGTCGCGCGCACGCGGCAAGCTGCGCGGCATCGGTCTCGCGAATTACATCGAGTCGCCGGTCGGCGCGCCGCGCGAGCGGATCGAACTGACGGTACTACCCGATGAGCGCATCGACATCGTGTCCGGCACGCAATCGACCGGCCAGGGCCACGAAACCACCTTCGCGCAGGTCATCGCGCAACATCTCGGCGTGCCGATGTCGGCCGTCAAGCTGCGCACCGGCGATACCGCATTCGTCAGCATCGGCGGCGGCAGCCACTCGGACCGCTCGATGCGCCTTGGCGGCATGCTGCTCGTCGACACCGCCGCGCAGATCGTCGCGACCGGCAAGCGCGTCGCCGCGGCGCTCTTCAAT
The genomic region above belongs to Paraburkholderia edwinii and contains:
- a CDS encoding VOC family protein, with translation MATIPAVLGLHHFAWRSRNAEETRHFYEDILGLPLTHVIRLDHVPSTGEHCPYVHLFFELADGSNIAFFDLGDNTAALPSPNTPAWVNHIAFRVASLDELETMKQRLTANGIEVLGVTDHHFVRSIYFFDPNGLRVELTTVVADAATLEGFKMRARGTLDAWTAEQKKAVSETHPA
- the fahA gene encoding fumarylacetoacetase produces the protein MTELNSTHDPALRSWVESANLPGADFPIQNLPFGAFERDGNARTGVAIGDRIVDLQALHEAALLDGDAAIACAAATCGDGTLNRLMALEPRYLSALRRALSALLRSDSPMLSQVQPRAAVLLPRIADVTMRLPCEIGDYTDFLTSLHHTERHGRYKGLADPLPAAFKSLPIAYHGRSSSLRVSGGDVRRPHGQYRDAQGNVRFGPAPALDFELELAAFIGRGNAFTRPVAIDDAHQHIFGYCLLNDWSAKSIQWFEQVLGPFLGKSFHSSLSPWIVTAEALAPFRKSAPSRAAGDPVIMPHLNGSFDQRNGGLNLELEAFLSTAKLRAAGAAPVRITRTHLDNLYWTFAQMVAHHTSNGCNLRTGDLLGSGTISGADDVSRACLTELTNAGKDPLQLPNGETRTALEDGDEVIFHARAVQPGAVTIGFGECRGTIAPAFDASHATGASTNRSEAHA
- a CDS encoding alpha/beta fold hydrolase, with translation MTALNGYVTVGHGPRKVIALSGWFGSSADWQTIAPMLDVDAFTYAFFDYRGYGASLERDGAFTFAEAASDVLALADHLDWPRFSLVGHSMGGMAMQRVLLAAPERIERMAGISAVPACGSRMDEARLAGFSATINDVSKRAAIIAFSTGNRLTPRWSTHLANESMRLSRREAFAGYLPEWATRDFSAELAGSAAAQVPVKLFIGEHDPTLTADLMNRTWLTWYEHATLETLANAGHYAMYEIPVALATKLEDWLKQTT
- a CDS encoding FAD binding domain-containing protein, encoding MYETTYLRASTLDEAVAWLREHDEARPLSGGMTLIPTLKQRLAAPSHLIDLTRIDAMRGIAVENGVLRVGALTRHAEVAASPIVAGAIPALAQLANVIADPQVRNRGTMGGSVANNDPAADYPSAVIALNAQVVTSERRIPADDYFVDTFETALAPDEIVTAIEYAIPLRGAYAKFRQPASGYAVVGVFIAQYADSVRVGVTGAGASVFRWHDAEDALTRELSEASLTAVKMDTSTLPDDPNASAAYRAHLIETYARRALQTLLAQPLRPLA
- a CDS encoding SRPBCC family protein, giving the protein MEFTGSQTIAASREHVWRGLNDAAVLQACVPGCEAFTAESDDEFKAVVVASVGPVKARFKGTLLLSDRDAPNGYKIAGQGEGGIAGFGKMTATVTLADAEEGGTLLTYVAEAQVGGKLAQIGSRLVTSVANKLAAEFFKRFNTTMSTTMSESSNANADEPSAAAAK
- a CDS encoding (2Fe-2S)-binding protein, with protein sequence MVEVQLQVNGVDVRHEVPDQTLLVEFLRETLRLTGTHVGCDTSQCGACTVNLDGVSVKSCTVLAAQASGGRVVTVEGLKPSATTGLHPVQNAFVQCHGLQCGFCTPGMIMSCDFYLRDAPSLDEASICHALEGNICRCTGYVNIIEAVRHAAREMYPEHAASAAHREEQHS
- a CDS encoding xanthine dehydrogenase family protein molybdopterin-binding subunit, which codes for MIGKPIPRVEDQRFVTGKGQYTDDLRVEGQLYAAFLRSPHAHAALASIDTSAAREAPGVIAVLVGQDYVDDGLSGCDHVPNPIDAVDATKKAFLTSLTGSIFNQLHIPLPVDRVRYVGEAVAMVVAETPLQARNAAEMIEVEYDTLDAVVNGADAMQEDAPQLWEGAPRNLCFQTQIGDRDEARRILATADHVVQREFHHSRLVNCQMEPRSAIGDYDAQTGTYTLISGSQGAVRQKLVLAGALKVPPSQVRVVCPDTGGGFGPRSFVYIEQLAVVWAARRIGRPVKWTSDRSEAFLSDYQGRDQIIRSTIGFSKDGRILAIDNEWIGNVGAHTVSYVPMSNGTRIMTTVYDVPVAAVHVSAVLTNTVPTAPYRGAGRPEAHHVIERMLDLAAAELGIDRTEIRRRNLVTHDKLPYRSPMGLTYDSGEFSRNMERALELAEWNTFEARRAESRARGKLRGIGLANYIESPVGAPRERIELTVLPDERIDIVSGTQSTGQGHETTFAQVIAQHLGVPMSAVKLRTGDTAFVSIGGGSHSDRSMRLGGMLLVDTAAQIVATGKRVAAALFNIAEDKVEFADGHFIDSTTSRRTSLFEVARRIASDGLPGEPDKKKLYAEAEVNTRVPAHPTGSAICELEVDPDTGVVTLVNYTSVDDVGQPINPLIVEGQVHGGLAQGIGQALSETCYVDRETGQVLTGSYMDYGMPRAGVIPPLRVELTEDPTHGNPLRVKGGGESGITPATATIFNALADALKEIGTEELEMPATPKIVWEYIHRDAA